In one window of Tumebacillus algifaecis DNA:
- the qcrB gene encoding menaquinol-cytochrome c reductase cytochrome b subunit, translating to MLKKTYDWIDERLGVTPIWRDIADHDVPAHVNPANKMSAFVYCFGGLTFLIIVTQILSGMFLAMYYVPDIVNAYRSVQYITDEVLLGNIVRGMHFWGASLVIIMMFLHMLRVFFTGSYKAPRELNWVVGVLIFFVVIGFGFTGYLLPWDQKAYWATAVGAQIAETVPFVGPYIKTLLIGGDILGALTLTRFFAIHVFFLPAALLGLLGLHFIMIRKQGIAGPL from the coding sequence ATGTTGAAAAAAACATATGACTGGATTGACGAACGCTTGGGCGTGACTCCGATTTGGCGTGACATCGCCGATCATGATGTCCCGGCACACGTCAACCCGGCGAACAAGATGTCTGCGTTCGTTTACTGTTTCGGCGGTCTGACGTTCCTGATCATCGTTACCCAGATTTTGTCCGGTATGTTCCTTGCTATGTATTATGTACCTGATATCGTTAACGCTTATCGTTCTGTACAATACATCACGGATGAAGTATTGCTTGGCAACATTGTTCGGGGGATGCATTTCTGGGGCGCATCATTAGTAATAATTATGATGTTCCTGCACATGCTCCGCGTGTTCTTCACCGGTTCCTACAAAGCTCCGCGCGAGCTGAACTGGGTTGTCGGCGTATTGATCTTCTTCGTCGTTATCGGCTTTGGCTTCACCGGCTATCTCTTGCCGTGGGACCAAAAAGCGTACTGGGCGACGGCCGTTGGTGCACAGATTGCTGAAACCGTACCTTTTGTCGGACCTTACATCAAGACTCTGCTGATCGGCGGCGACATCCTTGGTGCGCTGACTTTGACTCGCTTCTTTGCGATTCACGTATTCTTCCTGCCGGCTGCTCTTCTCGGGCTGTTGGGCTTGCACTTCATCATGATCCGCAAACAAGGTATCGCTGGTCCTCTCTAA
- a CDS encoding c-type cytochrome, with translation MAHDHFRDRIPGTPRFKEKDKKKPLGTEPFFPNFLLKEWIVGSLFLVAFVLWIIFNPVHLTDPADPNPSGFIPMPDWYFLFLYQLLKYFPGDMVWMGTVVVPGVASTLLIIAPWLDNSKARHPFKRPVATTAMTLAVLLCIWLTYEAEVQHEDALAHAPKPVDKSEMPVDTALVDEGDAGAAVFKQSCAGCHGADLKGGMGPYLLGVGNKYDAAQLAEVITKGFPAGGMPPGGGITDQAKIKEVADWLAKQKQQ, from the coding sequence ATGGCTCACGATCATTTTCGCGACCGCATTCCTGGCACACCGCGCTTTAAAGAAAAAGATAAGAAGAAGCCGCTTGGAACAGAACCGTTCTTTCCAAACTTTCTTCTGAAAGAATGGATTGTAGGTTCGCTCTTCCTCGTCGCATTTGTACTTTGGATTATTTTCAACCCGGTTCACCTGACCGATCCGGCCGATCCGAACCCGTCGGGCTTTATCCCGATGCCGGACTGGTACTTCCTTTTCCTGTACCAATTGCTCAAGTACTTCCCGGGCGATATGGTTTGGATGGGTACGGTAGTCGTTCCGGGCGTTGCATCCACCTTGCTGATCATCGCTCCGTGGCTCGACAACAGCAAAGCTCGTCATCCGTTTAAACGTCCGGTCGCAACGACTGCGATGACGCTGGCAGTTCTGCTGTGCATCTGGCTGACCTACGAAGCTGAAGTACAACATGAAGATGCACTTGCTCACGCTCCGAAGCCGGTGGACAAGTCAGAGATGCCGGTTGACACCGCTCTTGTAGACGAAGGCGATGCTGGCGCTGCTGTGTTCAAACAGTCTTGCGCAGGCTGCCACGGCGCCGACTTGAAAGGCGGAATGGGTCCGTACCTGCTCGGAGTCGGTAACAAATACGATGCTGCTCAGCTCGCAGAAGTGATCACCAAAGGCTTCCCAGCTGGTGGCATGCCTCCGGGCGGCGGTATCACCGACCAAGCCAAGATCAAAGAAGTTGCAGATTGGCTGGCGAAACAAAAACAACAATAA
- a CDS encoding YkvI family membrane protein translates to MNGTELRLSLQIAFTYIGTVVGAGFASGQEILQFFTLLGPMAYPAILLAVALFAWVGVQMLMLGHKLRARSYREMTAYLFGRKLATLIDVAMMVMLFFVTVAMLAGVGALFEEQLHLSFQIGVLLTMVLTYLTILRGMKGIMAANTIIVPLMLFVVIMIFIQSFMQTEYKPTFAPTTTIHNYSWILSAVSYAALNLGLAVSVLVPMGGEMKNTKVLQLGGLLGALGLGIMLLGAQYAMSTRMPLIAEYEVPMGFLSSTFSPLMQGVFIVALWGEIYSTLIANVFGLRSQLTNSRNSTQSSLITIVILTAAFFVAQIGFSNIVHYLYPVFGYVSLLLLLLLLWPRRIAFKK, encoded by the coding sequence ATGAATGGAACCGAGTTGAGACTTTCTCTGCAAATCGCCTTTACCTACATCGGAACGGTCGTCGGTGCCGGGTTTGCTTCCGGACAGGAGATTTTGCAGTTTTTTACTTTGCTAGGTCCGATGGCCTACCCTGCCATCCTCCTCGCTGTGGCCTTGTTTGCTTGGGTGGGTGTGCAAATGCTGATGCTTGGGCATAAACTGCGCGCCCGCTCCTATCGCGAAATGACCGCCTATCTGTTCGGCAGGAAGCTCGCCACCCTGATCGATGTCGCGATGATGGTGATGCTGTTCTTCGTCACGGTGGCAATGCTGGCAGGTGTTGGCGCGCTGTTCGAAGAGCAATTGCACCTTTCGTTTCAGATCGGCGTCCTCTTGACGATGGTACTGACTTACCTGACAATCCTGCGCGGCATGAAAGGCATCATGGCCGCCAACACGATCATCGTGCCGCTGATGCTGTTTGTGGTGATCATGATCTTCATACAGAGCTTCATGCAAACGGAGTACAAGCCGACCTTCGCACCCACCACCACGATTCACAACTATTCGTGGATCTTGTCTGCCGTCTCTTACGCGGCGCTCAATTTGGGACTTGCCGTGTCGGTGCTCGTGCCGATGGGCGGCGAGATGAAAAACACCAAGGTGCTCCAACTGGGCGGACTGCTCGGCGCGCTCGGACTCGGTATCATGCTTCTCGGCGCCCAGTACGCGATGTCAACACGAATGCCATTGATCGCCGAATATGAAGTGCCGATGGGGTTTCTATCCTCCACCTTTTCACCGCTGATGCAAGGAGTGTTTATCGTGGCGCTGTGGGGGGAAATCTACTCGACCTTGATCGCCAACGTGTTTGGTCTTCGCTCCCAACTCACCAATTCGCGCAACAGCACGCAAAGCTCGCTGATCACCATCGTCATTCTCACCGCCGCATTCTTCGTCGCCCAGATCGGATTTTCCAACATCGTGCACTACCTGTATCCCGTCTTTGGCTACGTCAGTCTGCTGTTATTGCTGCTGTTGCTGTGGCCACGGCGCATCGCGTTCAAAAAATGA
- a CDS encoding YitT family protein, producing the protein MQRYLIESLGILVGAFIFTFGLNNFIIQNGLAEGGFVGISILGLYLFDIPLGLTFLVLNIPLFLIGWKRFGREFLLKTILGVVAVSVFAELTVGWFSMGVEDKLLASLYGGVVGGIGLGIIFRFGGTTGGADIIARLVNHYFGWSIGRSLFMMDVVVITLVAFVIGKDVAMYSLVALFVAARVIDMVIEGVSTSRAMFIISDKSTEIAAEIHNQLERGTTMLNGIGGYTGRDKQVLYVVVSREEIKRINDICRQIDPLSFIVVNDVHDVLGEGFHPLKHTKN; encoded by the coding sequence TTGCAACGTTACCTGATCGAATCGCTCGGTATCCTCGTCGGTGCCTTTATATTCACGTTTGGCTTGAACAACTTTATCATCCAGAACGGCCTCGCAGAGGGTGGCTTTGTCGGCATCTCCATTCTTGGTTTGTATCTGTTTGATATCCCGCTCGGTCTGACCTTCCTGGTCTTGAACATCCCGTTGTTTCTGATCGGCTGGAAGCGCTTTGGCCGCGAATTTTTGTTGAAAACGATCCTCGGCGTTGTCGCCGTTTCCGTATTTGCAGAACTGACAGTCGGCTGGTTCTCGATGGGCGTGGAAGACAAACTGCTCGCCTCTCTCTACGGCGGTGTCGTAGGCGGGATCGGCTTGGGCATCATCTTCCGCTTTGGCGGCACCACCGGCGGTGCTGACATCATCGCCCGCCTCGTCAACCACTACTTTGGCTGGAGCATCGGCCGCTCCTTGTTCATGATGGACGTCGTGGTCATCACACTCGTCGCCTTCGTCATCGGCAAGGATGTGGCGATGTACTCGCTCGTCGCCCTGTTTGTCGCAGCTCGCGTCATCGATATGGTCATCGAAGGCGTTTCCACCTCCCGCGCCATGTTTATCATCTCCGACAAGAGCACCGAGATCGCCGCAGAGATTCACAATCAACTTGAGCGCGGCACCACGATGTTAAACGGCATCGGAGGCTACACGGGCCGTGACAAACAAGTCCTCTATGTGGTCGTCTCACGCGAAGAGATCAAACGTATCAATGACATCTGCCGCCAGATCGACCCACTGTCCTTCATCGTCGTCAATGATGTCCACGACGTGCTCGGCGAAGGCTTCCATCCACTCAAACACACGAAAAACTAG
- a CDS encoding CPBP family intramembrane glutamic endopeptidase, producing MNRKFARNVQLTGAILLVWAFLQDVLLTLSTMTFVRDEQGKWQVLLQAEKIAPIWSLLALLFVLLGLLVFIGGYAIKTRITKPQKAGRSRLTLRDLSLSFGWVGLMFYGGVFLYYFAVADLIPDWFRTSPGASALGGVSMQVAAMLVIPLYFRKSSHEVGLQRPVISWKMIGYVLMFFIFVYAMSLATTTLSEWVGIDTNSYREKNISQELNDAKALGMLMAMLPLLATAVIAPIGEELLFRGVLQSVLTARWGVYTGVFGSALAFSLIHADPVLFLPIFLMGVLFSVLYRITGSLWAPIWLHAVNNFIASLNDLL from the coding sequence ATGAATCGAAAATTCGCGCGGAACGTACAGCTGACCGGGGCCATCCTGCTGGTCTGGGCATTTTTACAAGATGTCTTGCTCACGCTGTCAACGATGACTTTCGTCCGTGACGAGCAGGGCAAATGGCAAGTGCTCCTCCAAGCGGAAAAGATCGCGCCGATCTGGTCCCTGTTGGCTCTGCTGTTCGTGTTGCTCGGCCTGTTGGTGTTCATCGGCGGTTATGCGATCAAAACGCGCATCACAAAACCACAAAAAGCGGGTCGTAGCAGACTGACCCTGCGCGATCTGTCACTTTCGTTTGGCTGGGTCGGGTTGATGTTTTACGGGGGCGTGTTTCTGTACTATTTTGCTGTTGCTGACTTGATTCCCGATTGGTTTCGGACGTCACCTGGAGCCAGCGCTTTAGGTGGGGTGTCGATGCAGGTCGCAGCGATGCTGGTCATTCCGTTGTATTTTCGCAAGTCGTCTCATGAGGTCGGGTTGCAACGTCCGGTGATCTCGTGGAAAATGATCGGCTATGTCCTGATGTTTTTCATTTTCGTGTACGCGATGTCGCTTGCCACAACCACCCTTTCGGAGTGGGTGGGCATCGATACCAACTCGTACCGCGAGAAAAACATCTCGCAGGAATTGAACGATGCGAAAGCGCTCGGCATGTTGATGGCCATGTTGCCGCTCTTGGCGACGGCGGTGATTGCGCCGATCGGGGAGGAACTGCTGTTTCGTGGAGTGTTGCAATCGGTACTTACCGCCCGGTGGGGTGTCTACACCGGCGTATTTGGTTCGGCGCTCGCATTTTCACTCATCCACGCCGATCCGGTCTTGTTTCTCCCAATCTTCCTGATGGGCGTGTTATTCAGTGTCCTCTACCGGATCACAGGCTCTCTCTGGGCCCCGATCTGGCTGCATGCGGTCAACAACTTCATCGCCAGTCTCAATGACCTGTTGTGA
- a CDS encoding nucleotide pyrophosphohydrolase, producing the protein MADLTIKEMQKDVDDYISQFKEGYFHPMTLVVRLTEELGELAREVNHTHGQKPKRAEEADGSIALELADMIFVITCMANSLGIDLEEAHRAVMHKFNTRDANRWTRKDAE; encoded by the coding sequence ATGGCAGACCTGACAATCAAAGAGATGCAAAAAGATGTAGATGACTACATCTCACAATTTAAAGAAGGTTATTTTCATCCGATGACTTTGGTCGTGCGGTTGACAGAAGAACTGGGCGAGCTCGCGCGCGAGGTCAATCACACGCACGGTCAGAAACCGAAGAGAGCGGAAGAGGCGGACGGTTCGATCGCGTTGGAACTGGCAGATATGATCTTTGTGATCACCTGTATGGCCAATTCGCTTGGTATCGATTTGGAGGAGGCGCACCGCGCAGTGATGCACAAGTTCAACACGCGCGATGCGAATCGCTGGACGCGCAAGGACGCGGAGTAA
- a CDS encoding sporulation protein YpjB, which translates to MYRRLTWLLVLFLLIFGVAPVQAAAELVNPITLYQESVEVENMIKQGESPAKVLTALETLSDMYTRLDPRNIHQRIEGQQAITTELIALKAMFAAVKGPEQAVAEYRIHRVTVAFDSLAYPASSAWLPVARSMENNLEKLIEAVAKGDQKTARLIMTKLRQERDQIGLALQLHGNPADLNTQQSAHRYVESQLIPEQVSDKQGLLDALGAYKASLGSMTTQIQTVEEPPFLPVLQLTLDPMMYGTAGVLFLTFFGWRMFRKKKN; encoded by the coding sequence ATGTATAGGCGTCTGACTTGGCTGCTCGTCCTCTTTCTTTTGATCTTTGGAGTCGCACCTGTGCAGGCTGCAGCAGAGCTGGTGAATCCAATCACCTTGTACCAAGAGTCTGTCGAGGTTGAAAACATGATCAAGCAAGGGGAGAGTCCGGCGAAAGTGCTGACCGCTTTGGAAACATTGTCCGACATGTATACGCGCCTTGATCCGCGCAACATCCATCAGCGCATCGAAGGACAACAGGCGATTACCACCGAATTGATAGCGCTCAAGGCGATGTTTGCCGCTGTGAAAGGGCCGGAACAGGCGGTGGCAGAATACCGCATCCATCGGGTGACTGTCGCCTTTGACTCGCTGGCCTACCCAGCTTCGTCCGCTTGGCTGCCAGTGGCGCGTTCGATGGAGAACAATCTCGAGAAGCTGATCGAAGCGGTCGCCAAAGGGGATCAGAAGACTGCGCGGTTGATCATGACCAAGTTGCGGCAGGAACGGGATCAGATTGGGTTGGCTCTGCAATTGCACGGTAACCCCGCTGATCTGAACACGCAACAATCGGCTCATCGCTATGTCGAGTCGCAGTTGATCCCTGAGCAGGTGAGCGACAAGCAAGGCTTGCTAGACGCGCTCGGTGCGTATAAGGCATCACTTGGTAGCATGACCACACAAATTCAAACGGTTGAAGAACCGCCGTTTTTGCCGGTGCTGCAACTGACGCTCGACCCGATGATGTACGGAACGGCAGGGGTTCTCTTCCTAACTTTCTTCGGTTGGCGGATGTTTCGCAAAAAGAAAAACTAG
- a CDS encoding DUF1405 domain-containing protein translates to MLHVIRTQLMSRPFLWLLFICNLLGTIYGFYWYRNQMEATEWYWNFFVPDSPTSSGLFTLLILLWLLKKSSPLLEMLSMVTNIKYGIWACGVIFTYGAADGAIEAQNWMLVLSHGAMAVEVLLYNFAYKFDWRWLWVGAVWLLFNDFVDYVYGIHPYLQDGRFLADVTFWTPVLSVATLLLVAMLRPKARTNWHV, encoded by the coding sequence GTGCTACATGTGATTCGAACGCAATTGATGAGCCGTCCCTTTTTGTGGTTGCTCTTCATCTGCAACCTGCTTGGCACAATCTACGGCTTTTATTGGTACCGCAATCAAATGGAAGCAACGGAGTGGTATTGGAACTTCTTTGTTCCAGACAGTCCGACGTCCTCTGGGCTTTTTACTCTGCTCATCCTGCTTTGGCTGCTGAAAAAATCGTCTCCGCTGTTGGAGATGCTGTCGATGGTAACCAACATCAAGTATGGGATCTGGGCATGTGGAGTTATTTTTACATACGGCGCAGCAGACGGCGCAATCGAAGCACAGAACTGGATGCTCGTCCTATCGCATGGGGCGATGGCGGTGGAAGTGCTGCTCTACAACTTCGCTTATAAATTTGACTGGCGCTGGCTCTGGGTCGGTGCGGTCTGGCTGCTCTTTAATGATTTTGTGGATTATGTATATGGTATTCATCCTTATTTGCAAGATGGACGCTTCTTGGCTGACGTGACGTTCTGGACACCTGTCTTGAGCGTGGCTACGTTGCTTTTGGTTGCCATGCTTCGTCCGAAAGCTCGGACAAATTGGCATGTCTAA
- the dapB gene encoding 4-hydroxy-tetrahydrodipicolinate reductase — translation MAEKIRVVVIGAKGRMGRETVQAILKDEELELVGAVDRTLDGVSVSDVLGVDAGSVQFSNDVEKTLVETKPDVMVDFTTPAVMKGNIDKAIQFGVRPVVGTTGMTPEEIAAWDQACKERGIGGVIAPNFAIGALLMMRFAAEAARFLPHVEIIEMHHDQKLDAPSGTAIKTLELISQAREQMGQGHPNEHESIAGARGGEIEGMRVHSVRLPGYVAHQQVIFGGLGQTLTIRHDSINRESFMPGVVLSCKEVMKYEGMVYGLENLLF, via the coding sequence ATGGCAGAAAAAATTCGCGTGGTCGTCATCGGTGCCAAAGGCCGGATGGGCCGCGAAACGGTACAGGCAATTTTGAAAGATGAGGAGTTGGAATTGGTCGGAGCTGTCGATCGGACGCTGGACGGCGTGTCGGTCTCGGACGTGCTCGGCGTCGATGCGGGCAGCGTGCAATTTTCCAACGATGTGGAGAAGACTCTCGTCGAGACGAAGCCGGACGTGATGGTTGACTTCACGACGCCTGCGGTGATGAAAGGGAATATCGACAAGGCGATTCAGTTCGGCGTAAGACCTGTCGTCGGCACGACGGGGATGACACCCGAGGAGATCGCAGCTTGGGATCAGGCTTGTAAAGAGCGAGGAATCGGCGGGGTGATCGCTCCGAACTTCGCGATCGGAGCCCTTTTGATGATGCGCTTTGCGGCCGAGGCGGCCCGCTTTTTGCCGCATGTGGAGATCATTGAGATGCACCACGATCAGAAGTTGGACGCGCCCTCTGGCACGGCGATCAAGACGTTGGAGTTGATCAGCCAAGCGCGGGAACAGATGGGACAGGGCCATCCGAACGAGCATGAGAGCATCGCAGGCGCGCGCGGTGGTGAAATCGAAGGCATGCGCGTGCATAGTGTGAGATTGCCAGGCTATGTGGCGCACCAACAGGTGATCTTCGGCGGCCTCGGGCAGACGCTGACGATTCGCCATGACTCGATCAACCGCGAGTCGTTCATGCCGGGCGTTGTTCTGTCCTGCAAAGAAGTCATGAAATATGAGGGCATGGTCTACGGTCTGGAAAACTTGCTCTTTTAA
- a CDS encoding undecaprenyl-diphosphate phosphatase encodes MSLWEAIFLGVVQGLTEFLPISSSGHLVLFQRLFGLEEGALTFDILLHLGTLLAVFAVFWRDIRELIKNPFGKMGRLILAGSVPTALIGFLFKDYFDAVFASGSTIGMEFIITGCVIWWADTVRKGFKKEREMGYVDALLIGTLQGAAIMPALSRSGLTIMGALMRGLDREFAAKFSFLMSIPVIIGAGVFDLSDAIEQGMTIGATEIIGTLTAAVAGYFAIKYMISLIVKRGMRMFAWYVWLLGGLILLDQLFTQFLFKF; translated from the coding sequence TTGTCTCTTTGGGAGGCGATATTCCTCGGAGTGGTACAAGGCCTGACCGAATTTTTGCCGATCTCAAGCTCGGGTCATCTGGTCTTGTTTCAACGGCTGTTCGGTCTTGAGGAAGGAGCCTTAACCTTTGATATTCTGCTGCACTTGGGCACCTTGCTCGCCGTCTTTGCCGTCTTTTGGCGTGACATTCGTGAGTTGATCAAGAACCCGTTTGGCAAGATGGGTCGCCTGATTCTCGCAGGTTCGGTCCCAACCGCTTTGATCGGCTTCCTGTTCAAAGACTATTTTGATGCGGTCTTCGCGTCGGGGAGCACGATCGGCATGGAATTTATCATCACCGGATGTGTGATCTGGTGGGCCGACACGGTGCGCAAAGGCTTCAAAAAAGAGCGCGAGATGGGCTATGTGGACGCGTTGCTCATCGGGACGCTGCAAGGCGCTGCGATCATGCCAGCGCTGTCACGCTCGGGACTGACGATCATGGGGGCCTTGATGCGCGGCCTCGACCGGGAGTTTGCGGCCAAATTTTCATTTCTGATGTCAATCCCCGTCATCATTGGTGCTGGAGTGTTCGACCTGAGCGATGCGATCGAGCAGGGGATGACGATCGGCGCGACGGAGATCATCGGCACGTTGACCGCAGCGGTGGCCGGCTATTTTGCCATCAAGTACATGATTTCGTTGATCGTCAAACGCGGAATGCGCATGTTCGCCTGGTATGTGTGGCTGCTCGGTGGCTTGATCTTGCTCGACCAACTGTTCACACAGTTCTTGTTCAAGTTTTAA
- the mgsA gene encoding methylglyoxal synthase — MNIALIAHDRKKETLINFVIAYQHIFAKATLYATGTTGLRIHEATGLTINRFLSGPLGGDQQIGALIAEDRMDLVLFFRDPLMAQPHEPDILALLRLCDVHDIPVATNMGTAEILVKALDRGDLAWRESRQQS, encoded by the coding sequence ATGAACATCGCACTAATCGCACATGACCGCAAGAAAGAGACCTTGATCAATTTTGTGATCGCCTATCAGCATATCTTTGCCAAAGCGACCCTGTATGCGACCGGCACGACAGGGCTGCGCATTCATGAGGCGACAGGACTTACGATCAATCGATTCCTGTCCGGACCGCTAGGCGGAGACCAGCAGATCGGGGCATTGATCGCTGAGGACCGCATGGACCTCGTGCTGTTCTTCCGCGACCCGTTGATGGCCCAGCCGCATGAGCCGGACATCCTCGCTTTGCTCCGCCTCTGCGACGTACATGACATCCCGGTCGCCACCAACATGGGCACTGCAGAAATTCTTGTCAAAGCGCTCGACCGCGGCGACTTGGCATGGCGTGAAAGTCGTCAGCAAAGCTAA
- a CDS encoding DedA family protein yields MIKETVLELVTTYGYLGLFVSLVLGIVGLPIPDEILMTYCGYLVSQGTMNYVATLATAISGSIVGISTSYWLGFRFGLPLVEKYGRRVGINEKRLNIVNRWYNRFGKFVLVIGYFIPGIRHVTAFTAGMSRMPFASFAVYAYTGGLIWSLTFITLGNLLGVHWTKVAELTHQLMFWIVAVVVGCAILYGIWFYLRKKRNKVE; encoded by the coding sequence ATGATCAAGGAAACCGTTTTAGAGCTCGTGACTACCTATGGATACCTCGGTCTATTTGTCTCGTTGGTTTTAGGTATCGTCGGCCTGCCGATCCCCGATGAGATCTTGATGACCTATTGCGGTTACTTAGTCTCTCAAGGCACGATGAACTATGTTGCCACGTTGGCTACGGCAATTTCTGGAAGCATCGTGGGCATTTCCACATCCTATTGGTTAGGCTTTCGCTTTGGCCTGCCCCTCGTCGAAAAGTACGGACGCCGCGTCGGAATCAACGAAAAGCGCTTGAACATCGTCAATCGCTGGTACAACCGCTTTGGAAAATTTGTCCTGGTGATCGGATACTTCATTCCTGGCATCCGACATGTGACCGCGTTTACAGCCGGCATGTCGCGCATGCCTTTTGCTTCCTTTGCCGTGTATGCCTACACAGGCGGCTTGATCTGGTCGCTGACCTTCATCACGCTTGGCAACCTGCTTGGCGTACATTGGACAAAGGTGGCGGAGTTAACCCACCAGTTGATGTTTTGGATCGTGGCAGTGGTGGTCGGCTGCGCAATCCTCTACGGAATTTGGTTCTATTTGCGCAAAAAGCGCAACAAAGTCGAGTAA
- a CDS encoding ubiquinol-cytochrome c reductase iron-sulfur subunit, with amino-acid sequence MSDQKNQGKDGLSRRQFLTYALGGTGAFMAATIAAPLIPFTLDPLTRSGGGTFVDSGLKESDVKSDLPQLIEFKVHRKDGWIEENAKYTAWLIKDEQGQILAMSPVCTHLGCQVTGTVDPSGNAQPAADGKWWFHCPCHGGRYTIHGVQDPTKPPTRPLDLFEVKVDGGKVMISSKLNQRKA; translated from the coding sequence ATGAGTGACCAAAAGAACCAGGGGAAAGATGGACTCTCCCGCCGGCAGTTCCTCACCTACGCACTGGGAGGCACTGGCGCGTTTATGGCAGCTACGATTGCAGCGCCGTTGATTCCGTTCACCCTTGATCCTCTCACTCGCTCTGGCGGTGGTACTTTTGTTGACTCAGGCTTGAAAGAGTCTGATGTAAAGTCCGATTTGCCGCAGCTGATTGAGTTCAAGGTTCACCGCAAGGACGGTTGGATTGAAGAGAACGCGAAGTACACCGCATGGTTGATCAAGGATGAGCAAGGCCAAATCCTTGCGATGTCCCCAGTCTGCACCCACTTGGGTTGCCAAGTAACAGGAACAGTTGATCCTAGCGGCAACGCACAACCGGCAGCAGACGGCAAATGGTGGTTCCACTGCCCTTGCCACGGCGGTCGTTACACCATCCACGGTGTGCAAGACCCGACCAAACCGCCGACGCGTCCGCTCGACCTGTTCGAGGTTAAGGTTGACGGCGGCAAAGTAATGATCAGCTCTAAGCTGAACCAGCGTAAAGCGTAA
- the ylbJ gene encoding sporulation integral membrane protein YlbJ, which yields MSTAPKRSSTTILATVVVFLTLSLVLYPQEGFKAGVDGLKLFWDVVFPSLLPFFILSELLLGVGIVHALGVLLEPLMRPLFSVPGVGAFALSMGLAAGYPMDAVITSKFRKNKLCTRIEGERLLAFTNTADPLFMFGAVAVGMFHSPQLGMLLAIAHYISALLVGITFKFYGVRSEHRHIEADIVRADKVKGNIFKRSFGEMMRAREEDGRTLGKLLGDAVNDSVKTLLMICGFIIFFAVLFKVLSLSGIVPILALPIEMIFRMIGLDLGLVQSFVAGIFEIDIGSAMAAQTSAPLIEQLIIVSFIIAWSGLSVHAQVASVLTGTDIRMTPYVVARLLHAVLAGALTLIFYNMGWGQTATEVFAPIMPMLAAVADPSMQHWGLSLIVLKNWFLIFGAVILLALTIHFFKSARFVAWSSRSERR from the coding sequence ATGTCCACTGCGCCGAAGCGTTCGTCAACAACGATCTTGGCCACCGTGGTCGTCTTTCTGACCTTGTCCTTGGTGTTGTACCCGCAAGAAGGGTTCAAAGCCGGGGTTGATGGGTTAAAGCTCTTCTGGGACGTTGTCTTCCCGTCCCTCTTGCCGTTCTTCATCCTCTCCGAACTGCTGCTCGGCGTAGGCATCGTGCATGCGCTCGGAGTGTTGCTCGAACCGCTGATGCGCCCGCTGTTCTCCGTACCAGGAGTCGGTGCGTTCGCCCTTTCGATGGGCCTGGCCGCCGGCTACCCGATGGATGCGGTCATCACGTCCAAATTTCGAAAGAACAAACTGTGTACCCGGATTGAAGGGGAACGGTTGCTCGCCTTTACCAATACGGCCGATCCGCTCTTTATGTTTGGCGCCGTGGCAGTCGGGATGTTTCACTCGCCGCAGCTCGGGATGCTGCTTGCTATCGCCCATTACATATCGGCTTTGCTGGTGGGCATCACCTTTAAATTCTACGGAGTGCGCTCCGAACATCGCCACATCGAAGCGGATATCGTCCGCGCCGACAAAGTGAAGGGTAACATTTTCAAACGCTCGTTCGGTGAAATGATGCGCGCTCGCGAAGAAGACGGGCGCACGCTTGGCAAACTGCTTGGCGATGCGGTCAATGACTCGGTGAAAACTCTGCTGATGATTTGTGGCTTTATCATCTTTTTCGCCGTGCTGTTCAAAGTGCTGTCCCTCTCCGGTATCGTTCCGATTCTGGCCCTGCCGATCGAGATGATCTTCCGCATGATCGGTCTCGATCTCGGTCTCGTGCAATCGTTTGTCGCCGGCATTTTCGAAATTGACATCGGTTCAGCGATGGCCGCACAAACGAGCGCGCCGCTGATCGAACAGTTGATCATCGTCTCCTTCATCATCGCTTGGTCCGGTCTGTCCGTGCATGCACAGGTCGCTTCTGTGCTCACCGGTACCGACATCCGCATGACTCCCTACGTGGTGGCCCGCCTCCTACACGCGGTGCTGGCAGGTGCGCTCACCTTGATTTTCTACAACATGGGTTGGGGTCAGACTGCCACCGAAGTGTTCGCACCGATCATGCCGATGTTGGCAGCGGTCGCCGACCCGAGCATGCAACATTGGGGACTTTCCTTAATCGTACTGAAAAACTGGTTCCTGATCTTTGGCGCTGTCATCTTGCTCGCATTGACCATTCATTTCTTTAAAAGCGCGCGCTTCGTGGCGTGGAGTTCCCGCTCTGAGCGGCGCTAA